In Arthrobacter sp. QXT-31, one genomic interval encodes:
- a CDS encoding PadR family transcriptional regulator, whose protein sequence is MSGIDWQQELTRAALPHAVLGLLANGGMHGYAMIEVLRSGGFPRTRGGTLYPLLRRLEEQGLVSHVWQHDTAGPGRKQFAITGEGRAELARAADAWQQMDEALSRIRTSGKEAP, encoded by the coding sequence ATGAGCGGAATCGACTGGCAGCAGGAGCTGACCCGCGCTGCTCTCCCGCATGCAGTGCTGGGCCTCCTGGCGAACGGCGGAATGCACGGCTACGCCATGATCGAAGTCCTCCGCTCCGGCGGGTTTCCTCGGACGCGGGGCGGGACGCTGTATCCCCTGCTGCGCCGGCTCGAGGAGCAGGGGCTGGTCAGCCATGTGTGGCAGCACGACACCGCGGGGCCGGGCCGCAAGCAGTTCGCCATCACCGGCGAGGGCCGGGCGGAACTGGCCCGCGCGGCGGACGCCTGGCAGCAGATGGATGAAGCACTCAGCAGGATTCGGACAAGCGGAAAGGAAGCCCCATGA
- a CDS encoding TOBE domain-containing protein, with protein sequence MPKIRISEAARFLGVSDDTVRRWTENGTLSPVKDSSGRLAVDGLELAKLARDQAQLPDDPTRMGSSARNRFVGLVTGITADKVMAQVELQCGPFRVVSLMSSEAVRELGLELGSVATAVVKATTVIIETPQGKSVI encoded by the coding sequence ATGCCGAAAATCCGGATCTCCGAAGCCGCGCGCTTTCTGGGCGTCAGCGATGACACCGTCCGCCGCTGGACGGAGAACGGGACCCTCTCCCCCGTCAAGGATTCCTCCGGCCGCCTGGCCGTGGACGGACTGGAACTGGCCAAGCTCGCCCGGGACCAGGCGCAGCTGCCCGATGACCCCACCCGCATGGGCAGCTCGGCGCGCAACAGGTTCGTTGGCTTGGTCACCGGCATCACCGCGGACAAGGTCATGGCCCAGGTCGAGCTGCAGTGCGGACCCTTCCGCGTCGTGTCCCTGATGAGCAGCGAAGCCGTCAGGGAACTCGGCCTGGAACTCGGCTCGGTGGCCACCGCCGTGGTCAAAGCCACCACTGTCATCATCGAGACGCCCCAGGGAAAGAGCGTCATATGA
- a CDS encoding GNAT family N-acetyltransferase, which yields MNADQSERKSGGGPVSVRPLRNDDLDRADEILRVAFGTFLGIPDLFGTADYVRTRFAADAHAAFAATVDGDLVGSNFAANWGSVGFFGPLTVRPDLWDQGVGQRLMEPVMACFETWGNRHLGLFTFSHSPKHLELYRRYGFWPRFLTAVMRKKVVPAGPVPGRMLYAELSAAEQADYLDACRALTDAVYNGLDLGREITAVHAQGLGDTVLLQGESGLDGLAVCHCGPGSEAGTDVCFIKFGAVRPGPHAGDRFERLLDACEQLAAERGLGQLDAGMNLARTDAYQRMAARGFRTGLQGVTMHRPNEPGYSHPDSYVIDDWR from the coding sequence ATGAACGCAGACCAATCCGAGAGAAAGAGTGGCGGCGGCCCGGTATCGGTCCGCCCGTTGCGCAACGACGACCTCGATCGCGCCGATGAGATTCTGAGAGTTGCGTTTGGTACCTTCCTCGGCATTCCCGATCTGTTCGGGACGGCTGACTACGTCCGTACGCGGTTCGCTGCTGATGCCCACGCCGCGTTTGCCGCTACGGTGGACGGTGACCTCGTCGGATCGAACTTCGCCGCCAACTGGGGCAGCGTTGGCTTCTTCGGACCGCTGACCGTGCGCCCGGACCTGTGGGACCAGGGCGTCGGTCAACGCCTGATGGAGCCGGTCATGGCCTGCTTCGAGACCTGGGGAAACAGGCACCTTGGCCTGTTCACCTTCTCGCACAGTCCAAAACATCTCGAGCTATACCGCCGTTACGGCTTCTGGCCCCGTTTCCTGACCGCCGTCATGCGCAAGAAGGTGGTGCCCGCGGGCCCTGTACCCGGCCGGATGTTGTATGCCGAGCTGTCCGCCGCCGAGCAGGCCGACTACCTTGATGCATGTCGAGCACTGACCGATGCCGTGTATAACGGGCTGGACCTGGGACGCGAGATCACGGCCGTGCACGCCCAAGGGCTGGGTGACACCGTGCTGCTTCAGGGCGAATCAGGGCTTGATGGGCTCGCAGTGTGCCACTGCGGACCGGGATCAGAGGCGGGCACGGACGTGTGCTTCATCAAATTCGGTGCCGTCCGCCCCGGGCCCCACGCTGGTGACAGATTCGAACGCCTGCTCGATGCCTGCGAGCAACTGGCAGCCGAGCGCGGACTGGGCCAGCTCGATGCCGGGATGAACCTCGCCCGCACGGATGCCTATCAGCGCATGGCCGCCCGAGGTTTCCGTACCGGGCTGCAGGGCGTGACCATGCACCGGCCGAACGAGCCGGGGTACAGCCACCCAGACTCCTACGTGATCGACGACTGGCGCTGA